The proteins below come from a single Synechococcus sp. MW101C3 genomic window:
- a CDS encoding efflux RND transporter periplasmic adaptor subunit, translating to MRSSRLLGVILLLASGAGVVQALRASGPFEPLSAPGRLELAGETRKLAAPLSSNGISPRLVQLLVQEGDSVQRGQVLARFDSGPALQAERQLLQRRSEQLRLQADRVQADVERFRPLVQVGALSRADLQQREQQLVELQAGIESNRQAIARTDVELENSALRAPMDGKVLRLYARVGERPGVMNVLELGTSDRLEAIAEVDASDLTRIRLGQPARISSLSGAFPGSLAARVRQVNPADGAPTDGVVDVQLELDPADARRVRQLVGLRTITRFAT from the coding sequence ATGAGGAGCTCCCGCCTCCTCGGTGTGATCTTGCTGCTGGCCTCAGGGGCCGGGGTGGTGCAGGCCCTGCGTGCCAGCGGGCCCTTCGAGCCGCTGTCGGCGCCCGGCCGGCTGGAGCTGGCGGGTGAGACCCGCAAGCTGGCCGCCCCGCTCAGCAGCAACGGCATCAGCCCGCGCCTGGTGCAACTGCTGGTGCAGGAAGGCGACAGCGTGCAGCGCGGCCAGGTGCTGGCCCGCTTCGACAGCGGCCCTGCCCTGCAGGCAGAGCGCCAGTTGCTGCAGCGCCGCTCCGAGCAGCTGCGCCTCCAGGCAGACCGCGTTCAGGCCGATGTGGAACGCTTCCGGCCGCTGGTGCAGGTCGGGGCCCTCTCCCGCGCCGATCTGCAGCAGCGCGAGCAGCAGTTGGTGGAGCTCCAGGCCGGCATCGAGAGCAACCGCCAGGCCATCGCCCGCACCGACGTTGAGCTGGAAAACAGTGCCTTGCGTGCCCCGATGGACGGCAAGGTGCTGCGGCTTTACGCCCGCGTGGGCGAGCGGCCGGGGGTGATGAACGTGCTGGAGCTGGGCACCAGCGACCGGCTCGAAGCGATCGCCGAAGTGGATGCCAGCGATCTGACCCGCATCCGTCTGGGACAGCCGGCCCGCATCAGCAGCCTCAGCGGCGCCTTCCCCGGCAGCCTGGCGGCGCGGGTGCGCCAGGTGAATCCCGCTGATGGCGCCCCCACCGATGGCGTGGTGGATGTGCAGCTGGAGCTTGACCCCGCCGATGCCCGCCGTGTGCGGCAACTGGTGGGACTGCGCACGATCACCCGGTTTGCTACCTGA
- a CDS encoding class I SAM-dependent methyltransferase, producing the protein MSVPLWLQQRLHAAGGSVPFRTYMEWALHDPEHGAYGAGRLRIGRAGDFVTAPALGPEFAALLAPQLAQWLQQLDAARTLSLVETGPGEGQLAAQLAQALVAGWPQLAARTELVLVEPNAGMAARQRERLQHCPLPVRWSSFRQLADAPLAGVVVAHEVLDALAVERIVSDGAAWRRQQVTLHEGRLRLEPGDPLEPEAVARLQPLGLATPGAQRPAGWCSELHPGLESWLAACGAALGQGRLLVIDYALEAWRYYAPSRCDGTLMAYREQRASGDPLLEPGAWDLTAHLCIDSLVAAAAASGWQLLGQRRQGEALLALGLAQRLHGLQQSSGHGVDLADLLARREALLRLVDPTALGDFRWLAFQRSASEGEIPAASQFLQDPDPTEAG; encoded by the coding sequence GTGTCCGTTCCCCTCTGGCTGCAACAGCGTCTTCATGCGGCAGGCGGCAGCGTGCCCTTCCGCACCTATATGGAGTGGGCCTTGCACGATCCCGAGCACGGCGCCTACGGCGCTGGCCGTCTGCGCATCGGCCGCGCCGGTGATTTCGTGACCGCCCCTGCGCTCGGCCCGGAATTCGCCGCCCTGCTGGCACCCCAGCTGGCCCAGTGGCTGCAGCAGCTGGACGCCGCCAGGACGCTGTCGCTGGTGGAGACAGGCCCGGGCGAGGGGCAGCTGGCGGCGCAACTGGCGCAGGCACTGGTGGCCGGCTGGCCCCAGCTGGCTGCCCGCACAGAACTGGTGCTGGTGGAACCCAATGCCGGGATGGCCGCCCGCCAGCGGGAGCGGCTGCAGCACTGCCCGCTGCCGGTGCGCTGGAGCAGTTTTCGGCAGCTGGCGGACGCTCCGCTGGCCGGCGTGGTGGTGGCCCATGAGGTGCTCGATGCCCTGGCGGTGGAGCGAATCGTTTCGGACGGGGCGGCCTGGCGCCGCCAGCAGGTGACACTCCACGAGGGGAGGTTGCGGCTGGAGCCGGGCGACCCCCTGGAGCCGGAGGCAGTGGCTCGGCTGCAGCCCCTGGGGCTGGCGACGCCGGGCGCCCAGCGGCCTGCGGGCTGGTGCAGCGAATTGCATCCTGGCCTGGAGTCCTGGCTGGCGGCCTGCGGCGCGGCGCTGGGGCAAGGGCGGCTGCTGGTGATCGACTACGCCCTGGAGGCCTGGCGCTACTACGCGCCCTCGCGCTGCGACGGCACCTTGATGGCCTACCGGGAGCAGCGGGCCAGCGGCGATCCCCTGCTGGAGCCGGGCGCGTGGGATCTCACCGCCCACCTGTGCATCGACAGCCTGGTGGCGGCAGCGGCGGCCAGCGGCTGGCAGCTGCTGGGCCAGCGCCGCCAGGGCGAAGCCCTGCTCGCCCTGGGCCTGGCCCAGCGCCTGCACGGGCTGCAGCAATCGAGCGGGCACGGCGTGGATCTGGCCGATTTGCTGGCACGCCGCGAAGCACTGCTACGGCTGGTGGATCCCACCGCCCTGGGTGACTTCCGCTGGCTGGCCTTCCAGCGCAGCGCTAGCGAGGGTGAGATCCCGGCGGCAAGCCAGTTTCTGCAGGACCCCGATCCCACCGAAGCTGGCTGA
- a CDS encoding TPM domain-containing protein, which translates to MGRSSVSRSPASPAPRRHAAAGSWLALLAALLLLWPWAPAFAADNPELLPDHPTPVIDLARALTDGQRAALEDKLDRFEDSSGWKLRVLTQYERTPGLAVKQYWDLDERSVLLVADPRGGNLLNFNVGDALFALMPRTFWVELQTRYGNQFYVRDNGEDGAIVAALGAVQTCLERGGCQVVPGLPQEQWLLTFCTSVLGGLIVGFAAYPRKEGDTVAWSWVLLLSPLWVMLFVVFGLGPVVTRTSDWLPVLRNSLGFLGSSLAAYLIAQRTVGKPPVGNAGG; encoded by the coding sequence ATGGGCCGCTCCTCCGTCTCCCGTTCGCCGGCCTCGCCCGCGCCCCGGCGTCACGCCGCGGCAGGGTCCTGGCTGGCGCTGCTGGCCGCCCTGCTGCTGCTCTGGCCGTGGGCGCCCGCCTTCGCGGCCGACAACCCGGAGCTGCTGCCTGATCACCCCACACCCGTGATCGATCTGGCACGGGCGCTCACCGATGGTCAGCGCGCCGCCCTGGAAGACAAGCTCGACCGCTTCGAGGATTCCAGCGGCTGGAAGCTGCGGGTGCTCACCCAGTACGAGCGCACTCCGGGCCTGGCGGTGAAGCAGTACTGGGATCTCGACGAGCGCAGCGTGCTGCTGGTGGCCGATCCCCGCGGCGGCAACCTGCTGAACTTCAACGTCGGCGATGCCCTGTTCGCGCTGATGCCGCGCACCTTCTGGGTGGAGCTGCAGACCCGCTACGGCAACCAGTTCTATGTGCGCGACAACGGCGAAGATGGCGCGATCGTGGCCGCCCTCGGCGCCGTGCAGACCTGCCTGGAGCGCGGTGGCTGCCAGGTGGTGCCGGGCTTGCCGCAGGAGCAGTGGCTGCTCACCTTCTGCACCTCGGTGCTGGGCGGCCTGATCGTGGGGTTCGCCGCCTACCCGCGCAAGGAGGGAGATACCGTCGCCTGGAGCTGGGTGCTGCTGCTCTCACCGCTGTGGGTGATGCTCTTCGTGGTGTTCGGCCTCGGCCCGGTGGTGACCCGCACCTCCGATTGGCTGCCGGTGCTGCGCAACAGCCTCGGTTTCCTGGGCAGCTCTCTGGCCGCATACCTCATCGCCCAGCGCACGGTGGGCAAACCTCCGGTGGGCAATGCGGGCGGGTGA
- a CDS encoding glycoside hydrolase family 104 protein, whose amino-acid sequence MRTLRSAARHLLLPAAALALAAPAHAAVPRTPFLWQEIRRPAPAPAITGPHSMAVALPSEVPQDPRFFVITPERRALLNTIRFAEGTWARGEDRGYWIMFGGSLMPSLDRHPNRVNRTPGYASAAAGAYQFMPFTWTMASSRLGLNGFGPHVQDQAAIFLIQRRGALEKADRGVFTPELAARLAPEWASFPTLAGSSFYGQPVKRFDELRRFYEANLAELRASLSVRIDVATVSTPPPVCDNETLSCALEQVTPTP is encoded by the coding sequence TTGCGCACTCTCCGCTCCGCTGCCCGCCACCTGCTGCTGCCCGCCGCCGCGCTCGCGCTGGCGGCTCCTGCCCACGCTGCCGTGCCCAGAACGCCCTTCCTGTGGCAGGAGATCCGCCGCCCGGCTCCGGCCCCCGCCATCACCGGTCCTCACTCCATGGCGGTGGCCCTGCCCAGCGAAGTGCCGCAGGATCCCCGCTTCTTCGTGATCACCCCGGAGCGCCGCGCACTGCTCAACACGATCCGCTTCGCCGAAGGCACCTGGGCCCGCGGTGAAGACCGGGGCTACTGGATCATGTTCGGCGGCAGCCTGATGCCCTCACTGGATCGTCACCCCAACCGGGTGAACCGCACGCCGGGCTACGCCAGTGCCGCCGCCGGGGCCTACCAGTTCATGCCCTTCACATGGACCATGGCCAGCAGCCGCTTGGGCCTGAACGGCTTCGGGCCCCATGTGCAGGATCAGGCCGCCATCTTCCTGATCCAGCGCCGCGGCGCACTCGAAAAAGCCGACCGTGGCGTGTTCACGCCCGAGCTGGCCGCCCGGCTGGCCCCTGAGTGGGCGTCGTTCCCCACCCTGGCCGGCAGCAGCTTCTACGGCCAGCCAGTGAAACGCTTCGATGAGCTGCGTCGTTTCTACGAAGCCAACCTGGCCGAGCTGCGCGCTTCACTCAGCGTGCGCATCGATGTGGCAACCGTTTCAACGCCGCCCCCGGTCTGCGACAACGAAACCCTTTCCTGTGCGCTGGAGCAGGTGACGCCTACTCCCTGA
- a CDS encoding TIGR04168 family protein — protein sequence MRIAIAGDLHGQWDASDVDLLHRLAPDAVLVVGDLSDGQERIAASLGRLELPLACILGNHDAGRDASGRCLRRQIELLGDRHCGWALRQLQPPGLAVVGARPGSAGGGFHLSQAVQAVWGPMSVDDSAQRITNAALAADPALPLLLLAHSGPAGLGSEAQDPCGRDWKPPACDWGDQDLTLAIERIRRHRPVPLVVFGHMHHALKRGRGLRRSFVIDRSGTAYLNSACVPRHGVDQEGRALRHFSWVELVDGRVRRASHRWYHPGGELLYEQLLVQQPLAVPC from the coding sequence ATGCGCATTGCGATCGCCGGCGACCTGCACGGGCAATGGGATGCCAGCGATGTGGATCTGCTCCACCGCCTAGCTCCTGATGCGGTGCTGGTGGTCGGCGACCTCAGCGATGGCCAGGAGCGCATCGCCGCCAGCCTGGGGCGGCTGGAGTTGCCCCTGGCCTGCATCCTCGGCAACCATGACGCCGGCCGTGATGCCAGCGGCCGCTGCCTGCGGCGCCAGATCGAGCTGCTGGGTGATCGCCATTGCGGCTGGGCGCTGCGGCAGCTGCAGCCCCCGGGGCTCGCGGTGGTGGGCGCCCGGCCCGGCAGCGCCGGCGGTGGCTTCCATCTCTCACAGGCGGTGCAGGCGGTCTGGGGGCCGATGAGCGTCGACGATTCAGCCCAGCGCATCACCAACGCCGCCTTGGCGGCCGATCCGGCCCTGCCGCTGCTGCTGCTGGCCCACAGTGGGCCGGCCGGTCTGGGCAGCGAGGCCCAGGACCCCTGCGGTCGCGACTGGAAACCACCCGCGTGTGACTGGGGCGACCAGGACCTGACCCTGGCGATCGAGCGCATCCGCCGCCACCGGCCCGTGCCGCTGGTGGTGTTCGGCCACATGCACCACGCGCTCAAGCGCGGCCGGGGCCTGCGCCGCAGCTTTGTGATCGACCGCAGCGGCACCGCCTATCTCAACAGCGCCTGTGTGCCGCGCCACGGCGTCGATCAGGAGGGTCGCGCCCTGCGCCACTTCTCCTGGGTGGAACTGGTGGACGGCAGGGTGCGGCGCGCCAGCCACCGCTGGTACCACCCCGGCGGTGAGCTGCTCTATGAACAGTTGCTGGTGCAGCAACCGTTGGCCGTGCCGTGCTGA